One genomic window of Cystobacter fuscus DSM 2262 includes the following:
- a CDS encoding response regulator encodes MSQVIIVDDEPDIANVLGELLGEEGLDVRVVHDGRQALEAMVERLPDLLITDLMMPRMDGHTLIREMRGNAALRHIPIVVMSAGLLDKSLLAPDIRFVPKPFELSEMFDRVFEMLAKRGGSR; translated from the coding sequence ATGAGTCAGGTCATCATCGTCGATGACGAGCCAGACATCGCGAACGTCCTGGGGGAGCTCCTTGGCGAGGAGGGGTTGGACGTGCGTGTCGTGCACGACGGCCGCCAGGCCCTGGAGGCCATGGTGGAGAGGCTTCCGGACCTGCTCATCACCGACTTGATGATGCCCCGGATGGACGGGCACACGTTGATTCGTGAGATGCGGGGCAATGCGGCGCTCCGGCACATCCCCATCGTGGTGATGAGCGCCGGGCTGCTGGACAAGAGTCTTCTCGCCCCCGACATCCGCTTCGTGCCCAAGCCTTTCGAACTTTCCGAGATGTTCGATCGGGTGTTCGAGATGCTCGCGAAACGGGGCGGCTCTCGGTGA
- a CDS encoding M14 family zinc carboxypeptidase encodes MPSPVTGVLAAAAALALSPLVARAAAPEEGPSRPSVLLARVSFKSRVDLDRLAETLDLSAAVDHEKKTVEAVLSPEEYDALVKEGRRVEILEEQTRILNEPRAGWMSLAGGIPGYSCYRTVDESYAAMAQLPITYPNLAAWNDIGDTWDKVTAGGKPGDDLRVLVLTNKARSGAKARFFLMGGIHAREYTTAELATRFAEQLASRYGTDPDVTWLLDYSELHVVVQSNPDGRRIAETGLSKRKNTNTSEGSCSTTTYGVDLNRNSSFDWGGAGASSSVCNDTYRGRSAASEPETKTLENYILSLFPDQRGPAATDPAPADATGLMLSLHSYGGYVLYPWSATTAAAPNATQLRTLGRKFNYFNGYQACQVSTCLYSASGSTDAFAYGRLGVAAFTFEMGGAFFESCTTFENTIVPKNMPALYYAFKAARRPYQVAAGPDSINLALSASTVAQGTPVTLTARADDTRYGTNGGTEGAQAIAAARYSIDAPSWVSGTPTFALSAVDGSFNSTAESVQATVFTSGLAPGRHTLFVESQDASGNWGVPTATFLNVQ; translated from the coding sequence ATGCCGTCACCCGTCACTGGAGTTCTCGCAGCCGCCGCAGCGCTCGCCCTCTCACCTCTCGTTGCCCGGGCAGCAGCCCCCGAGGAGGGGCCGTCCCGTCCGTCCGTCCTCCTGGCCCGGGTGTCGTTCAAGTCCCGGGTGGACCTGGATCGACTCGCCGAGACGCTGGACCTCAGCGCGGCGGTGGATCATGAAAAGAAGACCGTGGAGGCGGTCCTCTCGCCCGAGGAGTACGACGCGCTGGTGAAAGAGGGCCGCCGCGTGGAGATCCTCGAGGAACAGACGCGGATCCTGAACGAGCCACGCGCGGGGTGGATGTCCCTGGCCGGCGGGATTCCCGGCTACTCGTGCTACCGCACGGTGGACGAGAGCTACGCCGCCATGGCGCAGCTGCCCATCACCTACCCGAACCTCGCCGCGTGGAATGACATCGGCGACACCTGGGACAAGGTGACGGCGGGAGGCAAGCCGGGAGATGACCTGCGGGTGTTGGTGCTGACGAACAAGGCGCGCTCGGGCGCCAAGGCGCGGTTCTTCCTGATGGGCGGCATCCACGCCCGCGAGTACACGACGGCGGAGCTGGCCACGCGCTTCGCCGAGCAGCTCGCGAGCCGCTACGGCACGGACCCGGATGTCACCTGGCTGCTCGACTACTCCGAGCTGCACGTCGTGGTGCAGTCCAACCCGGACGGTCGCCGCATCGCGGAGACGGGATTGTCCAAGCGCAAGAACACCAACACCAGCGAGGGCTCCTGCTCCACGACGACGTACGGAGTGGATCTCAACCGCAACAGCAGCTTCGACTGGGGTGGCGCGGGCGCGAGCAGTAGCGTGTGCAATGACACCTACCGGGGGCGCTCGGCGGCCTCCGAGCCGGAGACGAAGACGCTGGAGAACTACATCCTCTCCCTCTTCCCGGATCAGCGCGGGCCCGCCGCCACGGATCCCGCCCCCGCGGACGCCACGGGCCTGATGCTCAGCCTCCACAGCTACGGCGGTTACGTGCTCTACCCCTGGTCGGCCACCACGGCGGCGGCGCCGAACGCGACCCAGCTGCGCACCCTCGGGCGCAAGTTCAACTACTTCAATGGCTATCAGGCGTGCCAGGTGAGCACGTGCCTGTATTCGGCCTCGGGCTCCACGGACGCCTTCGCCTACGGGCGGCTCGGCGTCGCGGCGTTCACCTTCGAAATGGGAGGAGCCTTCTTCGAGAGCTGCACCACCTTCGAGAACACCATCGTCCCCAAGAACATGCCGGCCCTCTACTACGCCTTCAAGGCGGCGCGGCGGCCGTATCAGGTGGCGGCGGGCCCGGACTCCATCAACCTCGCCCTGTCGGCGAGCACCGTGGCGCAGGGAACCCCGGTGACGCTCACGGCTCGGGCGGACGACACCCGCTACGGCACGAACGGGGGCACGGAAGGCGCGCAGGCCATCGCCGCCGCGCGCTACTCCATCGATGCGCCGTCCTGGGTGTCGGGGACGCCCACGTTCGCACTGAGCGCGGTGGACGGAAGCTTCAACAGCACGGCCGAGTCGGTGCAGGCCACGGTCTTCACCTCTGGCCTGGCACCGGGCCGGCACACGCTCTTCGTGGAGAGCCAGGACGCCAGCGGAAACTGGGGCGTCCCCACCGCCACCTTCTTGAACGTGCAGTAG